The following nucleotide sequence is from Saccharothrix texasensis.
CTCGGTGGAGCGGATCACCGGCCTGGAGGTCATCGAGGTCAACATCGCGGTCAACGACATCCACCTGCCCGACGACGACGAGGAGACCGGGCCGACGGGTTCGCGGGTCGAGTGACGGACGTGGCGGAGGACGTCGAGGCGGCGTTGCTGGCGCACCCGGAGGTGGCGCGGCTGGACGGCGCGATCGCCTCCTACCTGCCCGGGCGGCGCGTGCTCGGCGTCCGGGTCGGCACGCGGGTGGAGGTGGCGGTGGTGCTGCGGACCGGCCGGCCGATCGGCGAGGTGGTGCCGGAGCTGCGGTCGCGGGTCGCCCGGGTGGCGGGCGCCGCGCCGGTGGACGTGGTCGTGGCCGATCTGGAGTGGGAGAGCTGATGAGCGCGACGCAGACGGGCCTGCTCTCGGGCCTGGTCCTGGGCCTGGCCGCGACCAGCGGGTTCACCGCGTTCCTGGTGACCCTGGCGGTCGGCGTGATCGGCCTGGTCGTGGGCCGGGTCCTCGACGGCGAGCTCGACCTCGGCGACCTGCTCGGCCGGGGCCGCGACAAGTGACCGAGGCGCGGGGCTCGCTCGAGATTCACCCGACCGTGGTGCGGAAGGTGGCGGCGCACGCCGTCCGGCTCGTGCCCGGCGCGGAGCCGAGCGCGGCGGTCAGGGTCGCCGAGGCGGGCGACGACCTGGAGCTCGGGGTCAAGCTGGCGTTGCGCTACCCGGCTCCCGTGCGCACGGCCGCCGCCGACGTCCGGCGGCACGTCACCGAGGAAGTCGAGCGGATCACCGGCTACCGGGTCCGGTCGGTGGCCGTGACGGTGTCCGCGCTGAGCGCCGAGACCCGGCCGAGGGTGGTGTAGGTGCGAGTCCTGCTGCGGGTGCTGTCGCCGTTGCTCGGGGTGGCGTTGGCCGGTGCGGGCGCGCTGCTGGTCGTCGTGGTCGCCCGGCAGTGGTCCGGGCGCGGGTGGCCGCCGTGGCCGGACTGGTCCTGGGCGGACCGGCCGGTCCTGCCGATCGGCGCCTGCCTGGCCGTCGGCGGGCTGTTCCTGCTGGTCGTGGCGTCCCGGGCGGGGGTGTCGCAGGTGCCGCTGGACGACCCGGCCGACGGCGTGCGGGTGGTGACCACGCCGACGTCGTTGGCCCGCGTGGTCGGGCACCGGGTGCGCGCGGAGGACGGCGTGGCGGACGTGGCGGTCACCGCGTCGCGGCGCAGGGTGCGGGTCCGGGTGACGAGCCGGCTGCACGGCGAGGCGTCGTTGCGGCCGCGGCTGCTGGAGGTGGCCCGGGGCGCGGTGGACGACCTGCCGATGTCCGCGCGGCCGAAGGTGTCGGTCGTCGTCATCTCGCCGAAGGACTGCTCGATCCCGCCGAAGGACCTCCGCTCCTCACCCGAGGACCGCGACGCCACGCCGGAGGACCGCGACGCCACGCCGGAGGACCGACCGTGAACCGCTCGAACCGCACCGAACGCGTGATGGCCGCCGTGCTCGGCGTGCTCGCCCTCCTGGTCGGCGGCGCCGCCGTCGTGCTGCACCGCTTGGCCGTCGACCGGCCGGTGCTGGACCCGGTCGTGCTCGACTGGGCCCGGCGGCACCTGCTGCCCGTCCGGCTCGGGCTGATCGCGCTCGGCCTGCTGGCCGTCGTGCTCGGGCTGCGGTGGGCGTGGCGCGCGGTCCGCCCCGAACGGCACCCCGACCTGCTGCTGGACGACGTGGTCGTCACGGCCAAGGCGCTGGCGGCGGCGGTGCGCGCGGACGCCGAGCAGGTGCACGGCGTGGCCGGCGCGAAGGTGTCCGTGGTGGGCAGGCCCGCGTTGCGGCTGCGGCTCACGCTGCGGCACGGCGCGGACGTGCACCGGGTGTGGCGGGAGCTGGACGGCCGGGTGGTGTCGCGGGCCCGCGCCGCGCTCGGCGTGGAGGTCCTCCCGACCGCGGTGCGGCTCGATCTGGCCAAGAGGGAGCGCCATCGCGTGCATCGGGCCGGTCCACCCGGCAGGATGGCCGGGTGGCTCTCCCGTTGACCCCTCCCGTGCAGCCGATGCTGGCGACCGCGGTGGACAAGATCCCGACCGGCGCGGACCTCGTGTTCGAGCCCAAGTGGGACGGCTACCGCTGCCTGGTGTTCCGCGACGGCGACGAGGTGTTCCTCCAGTCGCGCAGCGGCAAGCCGCTCAACCGGTACTTCCCGGAGGCGGAGGCCGCGCTGCGGCGCACCCTGCCGCAGCGGATCGTGGTCGACGGCGAGCTCGTCGTGGCCAAGGACGACAAGCTGGACTTCGACGCGCTGTCCGAGCGGATCCACCCGGCGGAGAGCCGCGTGCGGCTGCTGGCGGAGCAGACGCCGGCGAGCTTCGTGGCGTTCGACGTGCTGGCCCTGGGCGACGAGCTGCTGCTGGAGCGGCCCTGCACGGAGCGCCGGTCCACGCTGGAGGGCCTGATCACGCCCGGCGACGGCCTCTACCTCACCCCCGCGACCACCGACGGCGACCTGGCGGCGCAGTGGTTCGAGCTGTTCGAGGGCGCGGGGCTGGACGGCGTCATGGGCAAGCCCGCGGCCGGCGAGTACACGCCCGGCAAGCGCTCCATGATCAAGGTCAAGCACGCCCGCACCGCCGAGTGCGTGGTGGCCGGACTGCGCTGGCACAAGGACACCGAACCGGGCACGGCGGTCGGCTCGCTGCTGCTCGGCCTGCACGACGAGGCGGGCGTCCTGCACCACGTCGGCGTCGTGGGCTCGTTCAAGGCGGCCGAGCGGCGGGCGCTGGCCGAGGAGTTCACGGGCCTCATCACCACCGGCGAGCACCCGTGGCTGGTGGAGCCCGACGGCCGCCGACTGCCCGGCGAGATCAACCGGTGGCGCGGCAAGCACGCCGACTGGGTGCCGTTGCGGCCCGAACGCGTGCTGGAGATCGCGTACTCGCAGACCGAGGGCGGCGCACCCGCCCGGCTGCGGCACAACGGCCAGTTCCGGCGCTGGCGGCCCGACCGCGACCCGGCGTCGTGCGGCTACGACCAGCTCGACCAGCCCGCGCGCTACGACGTGGAATCGGTGCTGCGAGGCGAAGTTCGCCCCGCGTGACCGCTCGGGTGAGTACCGTGGCGGGTTGTGGCCGAGGTCTCTGATGTGGACGCGCTCATCCGGGAGTTGGACGATCGCATGCGGCTGGACTGCCGCCGGCTGTCGATGTGGCGGGTCGTGCACCGCACGACCGGGTTGTTCTACACCGTGGTGCTGATCTTCGTGCCCGCCGTGCTGGCGGTGGGTTTCACCTCGTCGGAAACGGCGCTGGGCAAGGTGCTGCTGCTCATGGCGGCGGTGGTGGGCGGGCTGAACGTGACGTTCCGGCCCTACCTGCACAGCCTGAGGCGGCGCAGCGCCGTGAACACCATGCGGCGGCTGCGCGACGAGTTCCGCGCCGACGTCGCCGCCACGGTGGAGGGCGAGCTGCCGGCCGTCTACCGCAGGTACGCGGCGACCTACGCGGCGATCTTCGAGGAGCGCGGCGGCGAGCTGGTCGACGGGCGGCTCAGCGCCGAGGAACCGCCGTCCGAACCGGCGCCCAAGCTCCGGGCCTGAGCCCGCTCACCCGACGCCCGGGTCCGGTCACACGTCGGGTCCCGCGGTCCGGGTCGCGCCCACCGACGCCAGCACGACGCAGAACACCGCGACCCACTGCGCCGGGTGCAGCGCCTCGTGCAGCAGGACCAACCCGGCCAGCGCGGCGACCGCCGGCTCCAGGCTCATCAGGATGCCGAACACGCGCGGCGGGATCTTGCGCAGCGCCTCCAGCTCCAGCGAGTACGGGATCACCGACGACAGCAGCGCCACCGCGCCGCCCGCGACGAGCACCACGGGGTCGAGCAGCATCGTGCCCGCCTCGGCCACGCCGAACGGCAGCGCCACCGCCGCGCCGACCACCATCGCCAGCGCCAGGCCCTTGCCGTCGGACGTGCGGCTGCCCAGCGCCGCGGTCAGCAGGATGTAGCCGGCCCAGCACGCACCCGCGCCTGCTGCGAACAGCACGCCGGGCAGCGCCAAGCCGCCGTCGACCCTGGTCAGCAGCAGCACGCCGGCCGCCGCGAGCAGCGCCCACACGCCGTCCAGCCAGCGCCGGGAGCCGATCACGGCCACCGCCAGCGGGCCGAGGAACTCGATGGTGACCGCCGCGCCGAGCGGGATGTGCTTGATCGCCTGGTAGAAGCTGAGGTTCATCGCGCCGAGCACCAGCCCGTAGCCGAGGACCACCGCGTACGTGCGGCGGTCCAGCCGCAGCGACGGCCGCCACACCACCAGCAGGATGGCGGCGGCCAGCACCAGCCTCAGCGTGACCGTGCCCGCCGCGCCGGCCAGGGTGAACAGCTGCTTGGCCACCGCGGCGCCGATCTGCACGCTGACCACGCCCAACAGCACGAGGGCGGGCGGCGGTATCGCGCCGAACGCCTTGGCGGCGAGCGCGACCGGCCCCGACCGGTGGAGCCTGCGTTCGGGGATGCCTTCGACGTGCACGGTGACCACGCCGACATCCTCCCCCAGCCCGCTCACCGAAGTCTCACCTGGACTGTGTGAGGCTCTGCACGAACCCATCGGGAGACCAACGCCGTGGGAGAGAGCGAGGGGACCGCTGTGCCGCGTCGGCGTCACGCCGCTTCGATCTTGGTGGCTCTGAGCGCGCTGGCCGCGTGCAGCGCGGGTCCGTCGACCCGGCCGGTGATCGCCGTGCGCGGTGACGGCGAGCAGCCGTCGGCCGCCACCGTCCCGTCCGGTTCCCGCGAGGTCCCGCCGCTGGAGAGCTACGAGACGCCCGGGCTGTCCTGGTCGTCGTGCACGGACTCGGCCCGCGCCCGGATGGGCGCTTCGGCGCCGGCGGGCGCGTGGGAGTACGAGTGCTCGCAGCTCACCGTGCGGCTGGACGTGCCGAGCCGACCCGGGCGGGGCAACCTGGGCATGTCGCTGCTGCGCGTGGGCACGGGCGGCAGTCCGCTGGTGGTGGTCGGCGAGGCGGGCGGCGAGCCGGGGACGTTGAAGGCGGCGCGGCTGGCGGCGAGCCTGCCCGCGACGGTGCTGAGCACGTTCACGCTCATCGGCGTCGACCGGCGGGGCACCGGCGAGTCGGACCCCGTGCAGTGCGTGCCGGACGCGGCGCGGGTCGGGATCGTGGAAGCCGACCCGGGCGCGGAGTCGAACGAGGACTTGGTCGACGCCTACACGTTGGCGAGCCGCGAGTGCGTGCTCGACATGGAGAACCGGTTGCCCGGGGTGGACTCGTGGCGCGCGTCGGCGGACCTCGAGCAGCTGCGCGAGGCGATGGGCGTGCCGCACCTCAACGCCATCGGTTTCGGCGAGGGCTCGCGGGTGTTGACGTTGTACGCGTCGCGGTTCCCGGACCGGATCGGGCGGATGGTGTTCGACGGCGCGCCGGACCCGACGTTGGACGCGACGGCCGTGGCGCAGACGCGGGCGGTGGCGGCGGACGAGACGTTCTCGGCGTTCCAGAAGGACTGCGTGGTCCGCGGGTGCCCGTTGGGCGCGGGTGCGACCGACCGGTACAAGGCGTTGCTGGACGCGTTGCGGGACAAGCCGTTGCGCGGCGGTGACTTCGACCTCACGCCGGGCACCGCCACGGAGGCCGTGCTGGCGGGCTTGGCGGACCGGTCGCGGTGGGGCGCGCTGGCCGAGGCGATCGTGGCCGCTGAGGGGGGCGACGGCGCCAAGCTGAGCGCCTTCGTCGAGCCGCTGCTGCTGGAGCAGGACGAGGACCCGCCGCGCATCGACGCCGGGATCATCACTGCTTGTAATGACACGACGAACCGCGTGCCGCCCGAACGAGTGGCCGGTTTGACGGAGGACTGGCGCGCCAAGCATCCCCTGTTCGGCGCCTACTTCGCCCGCAAGCTGCTGGCCTGCGGCCCGTTCCCGGTGCCGCAGGCGGTGAAGGTGCCGAGACTGGTGGGCGCCCCGCCGATGCTCGTGCTGACCACGGCCGCCGACCCCGTCACCCCTCGTGAGGGCGCGGAACGGGCCGCGCAGGCACTGCCGGC
It contains:
- a CDS encoding Asp23/Gls24 family envelope stress response protein — translated: MAAHAVRLVPGAEPSAAVRVAEAGDDLELGVKLALRYPAPVRTAAADVRRHVTEEVERITGYRVRSVAVTVSALSAETRPRVV
- a CDS encoding ATP-dependent DNA ligase — translated: MALPLTPPVQPMLATAVDKIPTGADLVFEPKWDGYRCLVFRDGDEVFLQSRSGKPLNRYFPEAEAALRRTLPQRIVVDGELVVAKDDKLDFDALSERIHPAESRVRLLAEQTPASFVAFDVLALGDELLLERPCTERRSTLEGLITPGDGLYLTPATTDGDLAAQWFELFEGAGLDGVMGKPAAGEYTPGKRSMIKVKHARTAECVVAGLRWHKDTEPGTAVGSLLLGLHDEAGVLHHVGVVGSFKAAERRALAEEFTGLITTGEHPWLVEPDGRRLPGEINRWRGKHADWVPLRPERVLEIAYSQTEGGAPARLRHNGQFRRWRPDRDPASCGYDQLDQPARYDVESVLRGEVRPA
- a CDS encoding alkaline shock response membrane anchor protein AmaP; amino-acid sequence: MNRSNRTERVMAAVLGVLALLVGGAAVVLHRLAVDRPVLDPVVLDWARRHLLPVRLGLIALGLLAVVLGLRWAWRAVRPERHPDLLLDDVVVTAKALAAAVRADAEQVHGVAGAKVSVVGRPALRLRLTLRHGADVHRVWRELDGRVVSRARAALGVEVLPTAVRLDLAKRERHRVHRAGPPGRMAGWLSR
- a CDS encoding alpha/beta fold hydrolase is translated as MALSALAACSAGPSTRPVIAVRGDGEQPSAATVPSGSREVPPLESYETPGLSWSSCTDSARARMGASAPAGAWEYECSQLTVRLDVPSRPGRGNLGMSLLRVGTGGSPLVVVGEAGGEPGTLKAARLAASLPATVLSTFTLIGVDRRGTGESDPVQCVPDAARVGIVEADPGAESNEDLVDAYTLASRECVLDMENRLPGVDSWRASADLEQLREAMGVPHLNAIGFGEGSRVLTLYASRFPDRIGRMVFDGAPDPTLDATAVAQTRAVAADETFSAFQKDCVVRGCPLGAGATDRYKALLDALRDKPLRGGDFDLTPGTATEAVLAGLADRSRWGALAEAIVAAEGGDGAKLSAFVEPLLLEQDEDPPRIDAGIITACNDTTNRVPPERVAGLTEDWRAKHPLFGAYFARKLLACGPFPVPQAVKVPRLVGAPPMLVLTTAADPVTPREGAERAAQALPAGVVVGWQGGGHGALGQSACATKAAEEFLVEAKAPSSGTVCPP
- a CDS encoding EamA family transporter gives rise to the protein MPERRLHRSGPVALAAKAFGAIPPPALVLLGVVSVQIGAAVAKQLFTLAGAAGTVTLRLVLAAAILLVVWRPSLRLDRRTYAVVLGYGLVLGAMNLSFYQAIKHIPLGAAVTIEFLGPLAVAVIGSRRWLDGVWALLAAAGVLLLTRVDGGLALPGVLFAAGAGACWAGYILLTAALGSRTSDGKGLALAMVVGAAVALPFGVAEAGTMLLDPVVLVAGGAVALLSSVIPYSLELEALRKIPPRVFGILMSLEPAVAALAGLVLLHEALHPAQWVAVFCVVLASVGATRTAGPDV
- a CDS encoding DUF6286 domain-containing protein, whose translation is MRVLLRVLSPLLGVALAGAGALLVVVVARQWSGRGWPPWPDWSWADRPVLPIGACLAVGGLFLLVVASRAGVSQVPLDDPADGVRVVTTPTSLARVVGHRVRAEDGVADVAVTASRRRVRVRVTSRLHGEASLRPRLLEVARGAVDDLPMSARPKVSVVVISPKDCSIPPKDLRSSPEDRDATPEDRDATPEDRP